A genomic region of Papaver somniferum cultivar HN1 chromosome 7, ASM357369v1, whole genome shotgun sequence contains the following coding sequences:
- the LOC113293847 gene encoding protein YLS3-like: MKTTMRLYMLVCVVMVAILAMHTMGSMEDDEKDCADQLTTLAACIPYVSGTAKVPTKQCCEDTQKVKDAKPKCLCVLIKESTDPSMGLPINTTLALKMPSACNIDAKPSECPTLLKLAPDSPDAKIFKDPNAKEDSTSTTTSPSTSTTTPSSDSTPTGSSSTTSGSGTDSGTSKTTTTSTNNGSKMKLFNNGIVFGLMFFSCVIMF; encoded by the exons ATGAAGACAACAATGAGGTTGTATATGCTGGTGTGTGTTGTAATGGTGGCCATCTTGGCTATGCACACAATGGGAAGTATGGAAGATGATGAGAAAGATTGTGCTGATCAACTAACAACCTTAGCTGCATGCATTCCTTACGTTAGTGGAACAGCAAAGGTACCTACAAAACAATGTTGCGAGGATACTCAGAAGGTTAAGGATGCTAAGCCTAAGTGCTTATGTGTACTCATCAAGGAAAGTACTGACCCTTCCATGGGACTGCCTATTAACACAACATTGGCCCTGAAAATGCCATCCGCTTGCAATATCGACGCCAAACCATCTGAATGCCCAA CTTTGCTAAAACTAGCACCAGACTCTCCTGATGCAAAGATCTTCAAAGATCCAAATGCAAAAGAAGATTCAACAAGCACGACAACTTCACCATCGACCAGTACTACTACCCCATCTTCAGACTCTACTCCGACTGGTTCTTCTTCTACAACTTCTGGTTCCGGGACGGATTCTGGTACTTCAAAGACCACTACAACTAGTACAAACAATGGATCAAAAATGAAGTTATTCAACAACGGCATCGTATTTGGTTTGATGTTTTTTAGTTGCGTTATTATGTTCTAA